DNA sequence from the SAR202 cluster bacterium genome:
AGAAAATGTGGACATGTTAGAAGACTTAATCACCACAGGTTTTAATGAAGCAATTGAAAAAATACAACAATTAAGTGCTTCTAGACTTAATTCCTTAACAGGAGGATTCAAGCTTCCTGGAATTTCTTAAGAATTAAATTGTGAAAGTAAACTTATATGCAAATTCCTGAACAAAATCACTCAGTTAAAATAATTTCAAAACTTATTAATGAATTGTCTAAACTGCCAGGAATTGGACCCAAAAGTGCCCAGAGATTGGCATATCATTTTATTAAATTACCGAGTTCTGAGGTAATTGAATTATCTAGTTCTCTCATAGAACTCAAAGAAAAAATTCTATATTGTGATATATGCCAAAATTTAAGTGATCAAAACCCTTGTACAATTTGTACTAATAATCGACGTGACCAAAAAATTATATGTGTAATTGAAGAACCTTTAGACATACTTGCATTTGAAAGAACAGGATCATATAACGGTCTTTATCACGTATTGCATGGCGTTCTTTCTCCAATTAAC
Encoded proteins:
- the recR gene encoding recombination protein RecR; this translates as MQIPEQNHSVKIISKLINELSKLPGIGPKSAQRLAYHFIKLPSSEVIELSSSLIELKEKILYCDICQNLSDQNPCTICTNNRRDQKIICVIEEPLDILAFERTGSYNGLYHVLHGVLSPINGIGPNNLKINELLNRIKVNDIDEIILATNPSIEGESTAMYIQEIIGNLVPKVTRLARGLPVGGDIEYADQMTIMRALQGRQEI